A single window of Gossypium arboreum isolate Shixiya-1 chromosome 13, ASM2569848v2, whole genome shotgun sequence DNA harbors:
- the LOC108463484 gene encoding uncharacterized protein LOC108463484, which translates to MYVTRPLSMYKQFPSSLSLPPPEGPNSGILVILDEEAEPTCCFGLCKSHELDDLPFPQNKKIELQYTTGTSGENRHVHCNDVFFIPVLGQPLSSNRYYALQPRGSHKGEAFTNSSEEDAVTCCFCRCFPEIEPQSADEHDIYQQFEIRPTNWGGRFVAKSVAQDGVPPGFLGRKGWRAFTSTPRCFTLGEAPGLDTALRARLPHFDFPLSCKNSEPVVVGKWYCPFIFIKDGRPKDQMTRSMYYEMTLEQRWEQLFAYNNDYNEDNVVVVDTTVEKEVVKVNGTMEISVDDQETVDRVMWFRKGGLGLGLSLSIVERMKWEEERFGWSGGKERQERVKRVEKMETNGEWNRFGWYVLVERFALRRMDGSLALTYDFKHTQSVRNKWE; encoded by the exons ATGTATGTAACCAGGCCTCTTTCTATGTATAAACAGTTCCCTTCATCACTTTCGTTACCACCTCCCGAGGGTCCCAACTCCGGCATACTGGTAATCCTCGACGAAGAAGCCGAGCCAACTTGTTGTTTCGGATTGTGCAAAAGCCACGAGCTAGACGACTTGCCTTTCCCTCAAAACAAGAAGATCGAGCTTCAATATACAACCGGAACTTCAGGCGAAAATCGACACGTTCATTGTAACGACGTCTTCTTCATTCCCGTTCTCGGTCAGCCATTGTCCTCCAATCGTTACTACGCTTTACAACCTCGAGGAAGCCATAAAGG TGAAGCATTCACAAATTCATCAGAGGAAGATGCAGTCACTTGCTGTTTCTGCCGGTGTTTTCCCGAAATTGAACCACAGTCTGCCGATGAACATGATATATATCAACAATTTGAGATCCGCCCAACGAACTGGGGTGGTCGCTTTGTTGCCAAATCAGTAGCCCAAGATGGGGTGCCTCCAGGATTCTTGGGAAGAAAAGGTTGGCGGGCGTTCACCTCAACTCCTCGTTGTTTCACCTTGGGTGAAGCACCAGGGCTCGACACTGCCCTCCGAGCTCGGCTCCCAcacttcgatttccccttgtctTGCAAGAATTCTGAACCTGTTGTTGTCGGGAAATGGTACTGCCCTTTCATTTTCATCAAAGATGGAAGACCAAAAGATCAAATGACTAGATCAATGTATTACGAAATGACACTTGAGCAAAGATGGGAACAACTTTTTGCCTACAACAATGACTATAACGAAGACAATGTAGTAGTTGTTGACACGACGGTTGAAAAAGAAGTGGTTAAAGTTAACGGGACAATGGAGATTTCGGTAGACGATCAGGAAACGGTCGACAGAGTGATGTGGTTCCGCAAAGGAGGTTTGGGTCTTGGGCTAAGTTTGTCCATTGTTGAGAGAATGAAGTGGGAAGAAGAAAGGTTTGGGTGGAGTGGTGGGAAGGAAAGGCAAGAAAGGGTTAAAAGGGTGGAGAAAATGGAAACAAATGGTGAGTGGAATCGATTTGGGTGGTATGTGTTGGTGGAGAGGTTTGCATTGAGAAGAATGGATGGGAGTTTAGCATTGACATATGATTTCAAGCATACTCAATCTGTTAGAAACAAATGGGAATGA